The Helicobacter anatolicus genomic interval ATGTTTCATGTGAAACGATTAATAAAATCAAAACCTTAGAACTAAGATCTGTGATTGTAAATTCTAGCAATTACATTACCACTGATATGCAGATAGCCAAAAAGTTTTTAAAACAAGGAATTTTGTTAGAAAATATGGAGTTTTATTCTGTGCTTTCTGTGGCAAAAAAAATTCAGATTCCTTGTATGGGGATTTTTTGTGTAAGTAACTATTGCAATACCCAAGCTCATCAAGATTTTATGAAAAATCATCACATAATAATAAAAAAAATAGAAGAGGTTATAAAAAAAGTAGTTAGTAAGTAATACTTGATAAAAAAAGGTATTATTGTAAATCTTGTCTTAGTGTGCAAAGAAGAAAGCAGAATACTCCTAAAATTATAAGCACACCCCACCAAAAACCTACCAAACAAAATAAGGCAGTTAAAATTACCCCACAAAGACCTAAAAAAGGATACTTGATAATTGTTTTTATAAATATAAAAAGAATGAGTAAGGCCGCAAAAAACAATAAAATCATTATTTCCATTTAAAACCTTCCTAATATAGTAAGTTAGCCTCTCCTCCCCT includes:
- a CDS encoding phosphorylase family protein, whose translation is MFVCAGNGESFDLAINIGVGLIESAINLTQICIKNKPNFLCFVGSAGSYDLNLPLLEICVSQESTQIETSFFEDKSYAPIQLHQKSIDDVSCETINKIKTLELRSVIVNSSNYITTDMQIAKKFLKQGILLENMEFYSVLSVAKKIQIPCMGIFCVSNYCNTQAHQDFMKNHHIIIKKIEEVIKKVVSK